The following proteins are encoded in a genomic region of Triticum dicoccoides isolate Atlit2015 ecotype Zavitan chromosome 1B, WEW_v2.0, whole genome shotgun sequence:
- the LOC119350900 gene encoding uncharacterized protein LOC119350900, which produces MAERFPGDGTAANGFGRRHLHEDEARLLFEVERRGKVHDTPPTARCGGPYFRRRHAEQLEATNSVVPSGRLNSEGRRQWWGLPGRTLESVLEYIEGGNTPMLEYPAPPSFSCRRGSSWTPRHTEVSSSLSGRSTVSTCLHPVKPEPQDTPVSHRTCSADVHIADPSPTYGRLVLVRPKVEPDLLSEYEAIAQRGFSDEEALNDDDEDAPGSSKPSRQPGEGCSRDGGRDDDDDCTQFYRRLGIWPRRGTIWAWAVVVTRAERKSPNPSSSPSARISFQFTRPNPTLLPRSPIPNPWRRKPPRGVVDPSDPATSRHHRGARGGGEEHGGLDVDDLISRLPDEVLGTVVSLLPTKDGARTQALSRRWRPLWLSPNAPLHLGDDIDILDLPISSILSDHPGPARRVSLYRRFLPDEIDGWFRSGSLSGLQDLEVVNLEWDHQLPLPSHALIRFAPTLRLLSLSHCRFPDLGVPSSFPHLKQLFMYDVGVSDNHLQSMIAGCVVLESVSLHIMGFGRLCITSLTLRSITFYGPSKGEGAVTFQELVIEDAPSLERLVTLDPYCGPATIHVIRAPKLEILGSLSQGISTLGTGTAFSVQKMVAVSLTSKMHTVKILVLDSIGPNLDSVVDFLKCFPCLQKLYIFPHRGNYVSNVREYDPLDPIECLEVHLKKVVLRNYNG; this is translated from the exons ATGGCCGAGCGTTTCCCAGGCGACGGCACGGCGGCGAACGGCTTtggccgccgccaccttcacgaggaCGAAGCTCGGCTCCTATTTGAggtcga GCGGCGAGGGAAGGTCCACGATACACCCCCGACAGCCCGCTGTGGGGGCCCTTACTTCCGTCGCcgccacgccgagcagctcgaggccaccaacagcGTCGTGCCCTCCGGGAGGCTCAACTCCGAAGGCCGCCGCCAATGGTGGGGCCTGCCCGGTCGCACGCTGGAGTCCGTCcttgagtacatcgagggcggcaacacgcccatGCTGGAGTACCCCGCTCCACCGTCCTTCTCCTGCCGGcgtgggagctcgtggacgccgaggcACACGGAGGTGTCCTCCTCCTTGTCCGGTCGCTCGACCGTCTCTACCTGCCTccaccccgtcaagccggagccccaggacacgccggtcAGCCACCGCACCTGCAGCGCCGACGTCCACATCGCCGACCCCTCCCCCACCTATGGACGCCTCGTCCTCGTCAGGCCGAAGGTGGAGCCCGACCTTCTCTCGGAGTACGAGGCCATAGCTcaacgcggcttctccgacgaggaggcCCTAAA cgacgacgacgaggacgccccCGGATCGTCCAAGCCGTCGCGCCAACCTGGggaggggtgcagcagggacggcggccgcgacgacgacgacgactgcaCGCAGTTCTACAGGCGCCTCGGCAT ATGGCCCAGGCGAGGAACCATCTGGGCTTGGGCTGTGGTTGTCACTAGAGCCGAAAGAAAATCCCCAAAcccttcttcttctccctctgctcGGATTTCATTCCAGTTCACCAGACCAAACCCTACCCTGCTTCCCCGATCCCCAATCCCCAATCCATGGAGGAGGAAGCCCCCACGAGGCGTAGTAGATCCGTCGGATCCGGCGACCAGCAGGCACCACCGGGGGGCGAGGGGCGGCGGGGAGGAGCATGGAGGCCTCGACGTCGACGACCTCATCAGCCGCCTTCCCGACGAGGTGCTCGGcaccgtcgtctccctcctccccaCCAAGGACGGCGCGCGCACGCAGGCCCTCTCCCGCCGCTGGCGTCCCCTATGGCTCTCGCCCAACGCGCCGCTCCACCTCGGTGACGACATCGACATCCTCGACCTCCCGATCTCCAGTATCCTCTCCGACCACCCAGGCCCGGCCCGGCGCGTCTCGCTCTACCGCAGGTTCCTCCCCGACGAGATCGACGGCTGGTTCCGCTCCGGGTCCCTCTCCGGCCTCCAGGACCTCGAGGTCGTCAACCTGGAATGGGACCACCAACTGCCGCTGCCGTCGCACGCGCTGATTCGCTTCGCGCCCACGCTCCGGCTGCTCAGCCTCAGCCACTGTCGATTCCCGGACCTGGGCGTGCCGTCGAGTTTTCCGCACCTCAAGCAGCTTTTCATGTACGATGTCGGTGTCTCGGATAACCATCTCCAAAGCATGATCGCCGGATGCGTTGTTCTGGAAAGTGTTTCACTGCACATCATGGGATTTGGTCGCCTTTGCATCACATCCTTGACTCTCAGGAGCATCACCTTCTACGGACCGTCGAAAGGGGAAGGTGCCGTCACTTTCCAGGAGCTGGTCATTGAGGACGCCCCTTCCCTTGAGAGGTTGGTAACACTTGATCCATACTGCGGTCCTGCGACCATCCACGTAATCCGGGCACCTAAACTGGAGATACTTGGGTCGTTATCTCAAGGCATATCCACACTCGGCACTGGAACCGCTTTCTCTGTTCAG AAAATGGTTGCTGTCAGCTTGACATCCAAAATGCACACGGTGAAGATTTTGGTTCTCGACTCTATCGGTCCTAATCTTGATTCGGTTGTTGACTTCCTCAAGTGCTTCCCTTGCTTGCAGAAGCTGTATATATTT CCGCATCGAGGAAATTATGTTAGTAATGTGCGCGAGTATGACCCACTTGATCCAATTGAATGCCTTGAAGTCCATCTGAAAAAAGTTGTGTTGAGGAATTACAATGGTTAA
- the LOC119350901 gene encoding uncharacterized protein LOC119350901, with protein sequence MIRWAGALVPSTAAQRGTKKKIGAAWTKIGSCTTTSISSRGGGRWQQQKRPEWRKGACRRPKRTAQALRAAQVGGGGHLCGSCAGGRRCWVASKTTRRCRPSVMEPPPVELSPERSRRADAKLASVCARKQGRLKFAAAGQVGGGASGTSSPADPYDGWGTLCPPATGGAGGWGARCPWASGEEEGQISMRFKMVRSF encoded by the exons ATGATCCGCTG GGCGGGGGCGCTGGTACCTTCAACAGCAGCACAGCGGGGGACAAAGAAGAAGATTGGGGCTGCCTGGACGAAGATCGGGAGCTGCACCACCACTAGCATAAGCAGCAGAGGCGGAGGAAGATGGCAACAGCAGAAGAGGCCGGAGTGGCGGAAGGGGGCATGCCGGCGGCCGAAGCGGACGGCCCAGGCCCTGCGAGCGGCACAGGTAGGCGGCGGTGGTCACCTCTGTGGCAGCTGCGCAGGTGGGCGGCGGTGCTGGGTCGCAAGCAAGACGACAAGGAGATGCCGCCCATCAGTCATGGAGCCGCCGCCCGTCGAGTTgtcgccggagaggagcaggcgggCGGATGCGAAGCTCGCCTCCGTGTGCGCACGTAAGCAGGGGAGGCTCAAGTTTGCAGCAGCGGGGCAGGTGGGTGGCGGCGCAAGTGGGACTTCGTCGCCGGCTGATCCCTACGACGGCTGGGGCACGCTGTGCCCGCCGGCGACGGGGGGAGCCGGAGGCTGGGGCGCGCGGTGCCCGTGGGCGTCGGGGGAGGAAGAAGGGCAGATTAGCATGAGATTTAAAATGGTAAGGTCTTTTTGA